A single genomic interval of Oceanispirochaeta sp. M1 harbors:
- a CDS encoding ROK family transcriptional regulator: MKGNNSRINKIRNRAVILKMIQQNDQITRAEIAKKTGLTRAAITSIVSTMMNDGLVTEVTDQTDNKKTIPLTINNVKFRTISLYLGRFSVIGGLFDISGNLLYSEELFHGESGLNKYEILDHLLLLVKNITKTCQLNIESILGIGIAGPGPISQQNIGISETGETSELPPYRWGEYNIKSVMEQNLNLPVYLENNCNISALGERWYGAGRGFDNFVIYTVGIGIGAGVVLNGEMQSGQKDVFSEVGHITVDLNGPECSCGNKGCLEIYGGFRSLVDSYYKEMGYGLNEITDNQYVRNIESIFKKADEGDLICQELIRKQAEILSIGAVTLANMYSPERIIITSNEIGDTDYSRMIPVIQNLVSKRAFKVIAKNVVVIKSPLGKDVDLYGGAALVLENYLEKESPGI, translated from the coding sequence ATGAAAGGCAACAATTCTAGAATTAATAAAATCAGAAACAGGGCAGTCATCCTGAAAATGATTCAACAAAATGATCAGATTACTCGCGCTGAAATTGCTAAGAAAACCGGATTAACCCGAGCCGCGATTACAAGCATTGTCAGCACAATGATGAATGATGGATTGGTTACAGAAGTGACCGATCAGACAGATAATAAAAAAACTATTCCACTGACAATAAATAACGTCAAGTTCAGGACAATATCTTTATATCTAGGTCGATTTTCAGTCATTGGAGGCCTTTTTGATATAAGTGGAAATCTGCTCTACAGTGAAGAGCTTTTTCATGGTGAATCAGGGCTTAATAAATATGAAATACTGGATCACTTATTACTGCTCGTAAAAAATATTACCAAGACATGCCAGCTAAATATTGAATCCATACTGGGAATCGGAATTGCCGGTCCAGGTCCTATCAGCCAACAGAATATTGGAATATCTGAAACAGGTGAAACATCAGAACTACCTCCCTATAGGTGGGGAGAATACAACATTAAATCTGTTATGGAACAGAACCTGAATCTACCTGTCTATCTTGAAAACAACTGTAATATAAGTGCTTTGGGTGAACGCTGGTATGGTGCCGGACGCGGATTTGACAATTTTGTCATATATACAGTCGGAATTGGTATCGGAGCCGGGGTTGTGCTTAATGGTGAGATGCAGAGCGGACAGAAAGATGTATTCAGTGAAGTCGGGCATATCACTGTAGATTTAAATGGACCTGAATGCTCCTGTGGAAACAAAGGCTGTCTGGAAATCTATGGAGGTTTCCGGTCATTGGTGGATTCCTATTATAAGGAAATGGGCTATGGACTTAACGAGATAACAGATAATCAATATGTCAGAAATATTGAAAGTATCTTTAAAAAAGCTGATGAGGGAGATTTAATCTGCCAGGAATTGATACGGAAACAGGCGGAGATTCTAAGCATCGGAGCTGTCACACTTGCCAATATGTATTCACCCGAGAGAATTATCATTACTTCTAATGAAATTGGAGATACCGACTATAGCCGAATGATACCTGTTATTCAGAACCTGGTCAGCAAAAGAGCCTTTAAGGTCATAGCAAAAAATGTGGTTGTTATCAAATCCCCACTAGGAAAAGATGTTGACCTTTACGGCGGAGCGGCACTTGTTCTTGAAAACTACCTGGAGAAAGAATCTCCAGGAATATAA
- a CDS encoding sugar ABC transporter ATP-binding protein has product MTDTNAGNHPLVSMRDIHKRFPGVYALRAVNLEILPGTIHALMGENGAGKSTLIKIMSGAYPVYEGEYLIENKPAEVSHPMDAIKKGISVIYQELNLVQEISIAENIYFGRLPHTQSGRVLWKKLKEDSTGILKKIGLDVDPMMKVDRLPIAQQQLVEIAKAISQNARVIIMDEPTSALSPKEIKNLFSLIKKLRKEGVGILYVSHKLDEIFELADMVTVLRDGCLIGRYPIEDLSNDKLISLMVGRELTDLFPKTEHSVGKIMLDVKDLSTEKIHDINFNVKKGEIVGFSGLMGSGRSELARALIGADKKLNGTILINEMSFTSNSPSKARFMGLGLIPEDRKHDGIFTNMDVLKNISIVSLKSLLKGFTIHSQMESTKVGEIVEKLSVKTPSISQNISKLSGGNQQKAILARWLMNEDLRVLIIDEPTRGIDVGAKSEIYALIDQLAKDGLAIIMMSSELPEILGMCDRIYVMKDGRINGEFDIEDANEEKLLAKAIHS; this is encoded by the coding sequence ATGACTGATACTAATGCAGGAAATCATCCTCTTGTTTCAATGAGAGATATTCATAAACGGTTTCCTGGAGTGTATGCTCTCAGGGCTGTCAATCTTGAAATTCTACCCGGAACTATTCATGCACTGATGGGTGAGAATGGAGCGGGGAAATCCACATTAATAAAAATAATGTCCGGTGCTTATCCTGTCTATGAGGGAGAATATCTTATTGAAAATAAGCCTGCAGAAGTCTCCCACCCCATGGATGCCATCAAGAAAGGAATAAGCGTTATTTATCAGGAACTGAACCTGGTTCAGGAGATCTCCATTGCAGAGAACATCTATTTTGGAAGATTACCCCATACACAAAGCGGCCGGGTACTCTGGAAGAAACTGAAAGAAGATTCAACTGGTATTCTCAAAAAAATTGGATTGGACGTGGATCCTATGATGAAGGTGGATCGCCTTCCGATTGCCCAGCAGCAGTTGGTAGAAATCGCGAAAGCCATCTCACAAAATGCCAGAGTGATAATTATGGATGAGCCTACATCCGCACTCAGTCCGAAAGAGATTAAAAATTTATTTTCCCTGATAAAAAAACTTCGTAAAGAGGGAGTTGGAATCCTTTATGTTTCTCACAAACTCGATGAAATTTTTGAACTGGCAGATATGGTAACAGTATTGAGGGATGGTTGTCTGATAGGCCGCTACCCCATTGAAGATCTTAGCAACGATAAACTGATTTCCCTGATGGTCGGACGGGAGTTAACAGATCTGTTCCCTAAAACAGAACACTCTGTTGGAAAAATAATGTTGGATGTCAAAGATCTCTCAACTGAAAAGATTCATGATATCAACTTCAATGTGAAAAAAGGTGAAATTGTCGGATTTTCAGGCCTGATGGGTTCAGGTAGAAGCGAACTGGCCAGAGCTCTTATTGGGGCTGATAAAAAGCTGAATGGAACAATCTTAATAAACGAGATGTCTTTTACTTCCAACAGTCCTTCAAAAGCCCGATTTATGGGTTTAGGTCTGATTCCGGAAGATCGTAAACATGACGGCATATTCACAAATATGGATGTCTTGAAGAATATATCCATCGTTTCACTGAAATCTCTCCTTAAGGGTTTTACAATTCATTCACAGATGGAATCAACAAAGGTAGGAGAAATAGTAGAGAAACTATCTGTAAAGACTCCTTCTATCAGTCAGAATATATCAAAGCTCAGCGGTGGGAATCAGCAGAAAGCCATATTAGCCAGATGGCTGATGAATGAAGATCTACGTGTACTCATCATTGATGAGCCTACACGAGGAATTGATGTAGGTGCTAAATCTGAAATTTATGCCTTGATTGATCAACTGGCAAAAGATGGGCTTGCTATCATCATGATGTCATCTGAGTTACCCGAGATATTGGGCATGTGTGACCGTATCTATGTGATGAAGGATGGCCGGATCAACGGTGAATTTGATATTGAAGACGCCAATGAAGAGAAATTACTGGCGAAAGCAATCCACTCTTAA
- a CDS encoding ABC transporter permease, translating into MSSSTIGKSLINKIKSSEQQSLVIALFVLGVVISIISPVFLTAFNLTNVLRQSSLVAITGIGMAIIILTGEIDLSVGSSVAVVGVACVWVLNHTGSIFLAVLAGVLIGGFIGLINGLLVTKGQIASLIATLGMLSILRGIAFITTKAVSFQVEIMEFSELGSGFIGPVPVPVLIMIVLLILFYYILNHTMYGRYIYAVGGNSSAAHLSGIPVIRIKIQTFVISGLLTGLTGCILASRMYSGQPNAGIGFELEVVSAVILGGLSLNGGIGTLTGAFLGVLILGVLQNGLTLMNVSSFYQEVARGLVLILAVYLDGYRKRKLEKDLLKETDKIGECND; encoded by the coding sequence TTGTCGAGTTCAACTATTGGCAAATCCCTTATTAATAAAATCAAATCAAGTGAGCAGCAAAGTCTAGTTATAGCTCTGTTTGTACTTGGTGTTGTCATTTCTATAATATCTCCTGTTTTTCTTACTGCCTTTAATCTGACGAATGTCTTACGTCAGTCCTCTCTTGTTGCCATTACCGGAATAGGTATGGCCATAATTATTCTGACAGGAGAAATAGACCTGAGCGTAGGTTCATCGGTTGCAGTCGTTGGAGTCGCATGTGTCTGGGTTCTAAATCATACAGGGAGTATTTTCCTGGCTGTCCTGGCGGGAGTACTTATTGGCGGATTTATCGGTCTTATCAATGGACTTCTTGTAACGAAGGGGCAAATTGCCTCTCTCATTGCAACATTGGGAATGTTGTCTATCCTCAGAGGGATTGCCTTCATTACAACCAAAGCAGTCTCCTTTCAGGTCGAAATAATGGAATTCAGTGAATTAGGCAGCGGGTTTATAGGACCTGTTCCTGTTCCTGTCCTGATAATGATTGTCTTGTTGATTCTGTTCTACTATATCCTGAATCATACAATGTACGGACGCTATATCTATGCTGTCGGTGGAAACAGCAGTGCAGCTCATCTGTCAGGTATCCCCGTTATTCGCATCAAGATTCAAACCTTTGTAATCAGCGGTCTTTTGACCGGATTAACAGGGTGCATATTGGCATCACGCATGTATTCCGGACAACCCAATGCAGGTATAGGTTTTGAATTGGAAGTTGTTTCAGCGGTAATACTTGGTGGATTGAGTCTAAATGGTGGAATAGGGACTCTCACCGGTGCTTTCCTTGGAGTTTTAATTCTGGGAGTTCTTCAGAATGGACTGACTCTTATGAATGTCTCCTCCTTTTATCAGGAAGTAGCCAGAGGGCTTGTATTAATACTGGCAGTTTATCTTGATGGATACAGAAAAAGAAAACTGGAAAAAGATCTTCTGAAGGAAACTGACAAGATCGGAGAATGCAATGACTGA
- a CDS encoding AraC family transcriptional regulator — protein sequence MIIEELSGVKHEEKGLNFKNPLQFHQKFYSEDSYVRMHYHSSYEINICENLQGTVNIEGTTHDLTDVKLLFFPPDVIHSYRILKNSGTIKVWHIGLQHLDMVHHEVIDRLFRYDSYRISDNRTRMNNALELLSRIDEKNGLSRTAGILQLLNLFYNPKRKNEEEKKLNPFLHRIIGWTESSFTEQITLDDAASAVNLSRYHFSRKFKAHTGSSYMEFLMNLRLENSLYYLNRGFSVSETAGKSGFSDVSYFIRKFRSLYNQTPLQYQKKIEKESHIN from the coding sequence CTGCAATTTCATCAAAAATTCTATAGTGAAGATTCTTATGTCCGCATGCATTACCACAGCAGTTATGAGATTAATATCTGTGAAAATCTGCAGGGAACTGTCAATATTGAAGGAACCACTCATGATCTGACAGATGTGAAGCTCCTTTTTTTTCCACCTGATGTCATCCATTCTTACAGGATTTTGAAAAATAGCGGAACCATTAAGGTATGGCATATCGGATTGCAGCATCTGGATATGGTACACCATGAAGTCATAGACAGGCTGTTTCGATATGATTCTTATAGAATAAGCGACAACCGGACCCGTATGAACAATGCCCTGGAGCTCCTCTCCCGGATTGATGAAAAAAACGGTCTGTCCAGAACCGCCGGCATTCTGCAGCTCCTTAACCTTTTCTATAATCCAAAACGGAAAAATGAAGAAGAGAAGAAGCTGAATCCATTCCTGCATAGGATTATAGGGTGGACTGAGAGCTCCTTTACCGAACAGATTACCCTCGATGATGCGGCCTCTGCCGTTAACCTGAGCCGCTACCATTTTTCAAGAAAGTTCAAGGCCCATACGGGCTCCAGTTATATGGAATTCCTCATGAATCTGAGACTGGAAAACAGTCTGTACTACCTGAACAGGGGTTTTTCTGTTTCAGAAACAGCCGGGAAATCGGGGTTTTCCGATGTTTCCTATTTCATCAGGAAATTCCGAAGTCTCTACAATCAGACTCCCCTGCAATATCAAAAAAAGATAGAGAAAGAATCTCATATAAATTGA
- a CDS encoding sugar ABC transporter substrate-binding protein — protein MKKALLIMVLITCSFSLWATGQQEKEDDTLKIGYVFSLMTHEWYQNILQGAQARADELGITLVTADANMDINRQISAAENLLAQGVDVLIITPVDAKAMAPIVKMANQAGVPVLSESNVIEGAETFVGISNFASAKTVGEWFVGYAKDNNIDPKVLIVGLPNYEDCRQRVDGFKEALEESGLNYEIKQEVDGGGDKEKSLMVSQDAMTAHPDINVIFGINDNSATGGMAAYKEAGLNESELTVIGFGFEGVVGQTALLSGSPYKASLAMFPNYVGVGCIDAAVKAAKGEALPEHYKTPTVAININNFDQFYNKDGEKYVIDFEAVRKLED, from the coding sequence ATGAAAAAAGCTTTATTGATTATGGTTCTTATTACTTGTTCTTTCTCTTTATGGGCAACTGGCCAGCAGGAAAAAGAAGATGACACACTGAAGATTGGCTATGTATTCAGCCTCATGACACACGAATGGTATCAGAATATCTTGCAGGGTGCTCAGGCACGGGCAGATGAATTAGGAATTACTTTGGTAACAGCCGATGCAAACATGGATATCAACCGTCAGATAAGCGCTGCTGAAAACCTGCTTGCTCAGGGAGTTGATGTACTGATTATTACACCGGTTGATGCTAAAGCCATGGCACCCATTGTAAAAATGGCTAATCAGGCAGGAGTTCCCGTTTTATCTGAATCCAATGTTATTGAAGGTGCAGAAACTTTTGTTGGTATAAGCAACTTCGCATCAGCAAAAACTGTTGGTGAATGGTTTGTTGGTTATGCTAAAGACAATAATATTGATCCTAAAGTTCTCATAGTCGGTTTACCTAATTATGAAGACTGTCGTCAGAGAGTCGATGGTTTCAAAGAAGCCTTGGAAGAATCAGGATTGAACTATGAAATCAAGCAGGAAGTTGATGGTGGTGGAGACAAAGAAAAATCTCTAATGGTTTCACAGGATGCCATGACTGCCCATCCGGACATCAATGTTATTTTCGGAATCAATGACAACTCTGCAACAGGTGGAATGGCTGCGTATAAAGAAGCAGGATTGAATGAATCTGAATTAACTGTAATCGGATTTGGTTTTGAAGGTGTAGTCGGACAGACTGCTCTTCTCTCCGGATCACCTTACAAGGCGTCTCTGGCAATGTTCCCCAATTATGTTGGTGTTGGATGTATCGATGCAGCTGTAAAAGCAGCGAAAGGCGAAGCACTCCCCGAACATTACAAGACTCCTACTGTTGCCATAAATATTAATAACTTTGATCAGTTCTATAACAAAGACGGAGAAAAATACGTAATAGACTTCGAAGCCGTTAGAAAACTCGAAGACTAA